Within Bdellovibrio bacteriovorus HD100, the genomic segment ACCCGGCCAGTGTGCGCCCCTGCGAGGAAGAAAAACGCAGCCGCAGCAGCAAGTACGTCACTCTGAACAGCCCTCAGTATGTGGTCATCGTCGACTATTCCGCCCCGTCCACGCAAAGACGCTTTTACTTCATCAATCTGCGCAATGGCGTGGTCGAGAAATACTACACCTCTCACGGTATCGGCAGCGGCGACGGCAACTATGCCTATCGCTTCAGTAACACCAAGGATTCACGCCAGACTTCTTTGGGAATCTATCTGACGGGTGAAGTGTACACAGGCTCTTACGGAAAAACCCTGCGCATGTACGGTCTGCAAAAATCCAACGATCAGGCCTATAACCGTGACATTGTCGTGCATGGAGCCTGGTATGTGGGTGAAGAGTTCATCAACTCCATCAACAAAAAAACCGGACAGCCCTATGGCCGCCTGGGTTTAAGCTGGGGTTGCCCGGCACTGTCATTGTCGATGGCGGAAAAGCTGATTCCGCTTTTGAAAGGTGGCAGCGTGATTTATCACTACCACCCGGCTTTGATTGACGAGGCCCAGTCGGGCCGTCTGGTTTCGACCAAGAAAAAGAACTAGTCCGTGCCTACGCTCAGGCGAGGCACGAGGACCTTTTGAATCTCTGTGACCATATCAGCATTCCCGGCCACGATGGAGTTCTTGTACGGTGTGTAGGCTTCTCCACGATATGTCTGCACAACGCCGCCTGCTTCCTCGACAAGAAGAATACCTGCAGCAGCATCCCACGGCTGGATGTTGCGTTCCCAATAACCGTCAAACACCCCGCGCGCCACTTGCGCCAGATCATAAGCGGCGGCACCAGGACGGCGCACACCCCGGCACTTGCGAACCATCTCATCAAAGATTCTTAGCTGTTCGGAAATCACATGTTCATGCTCGGACACAAAACCCGTGGCCAGCAGACCTTTCTTCAGTTCTGTGTTCTTGCTGACTCGCAAAGGCTTGCCATTAACGAATGCGCCCTGACCGCGAATCGCGGTGTATGTTTCATTCAACATCGGCACATCAATCACTGCGAGCTGAATCTGACCGTCAATTTCCAAACCCAAGCTGATGCAGAAAATCGGGAAACGATGTACATAGTTCGTGGTCCCATCCAGTGGATCCAAGATCCAGCGCCCGTTTGCGCCGGCCTTGCTCCACGCGACCTTTGTCCCGGTTCCGTGGGAAGCGGCGAAAGTTTCTTCGCCCAAAAATTCAATTTCCGGAAAATTTTTCCTAAGATGCTCTGCAATGACTCTTTCTGATTCTTTGTCGGCTTCGCTGACAAGGCCCGCTTGGAACTTTTCCTCGACGTGCTCTAAGTTACCGAAATAATTGAGAAGCACTTGGCGCCCGAGGTTGACAGCTTCAATAGCTTGACCTAAGACCTGCTTCCAATCCCTTGATTTTACGCTGTTTTCCACGCTTTCCCCTTCGGGCAGGACCCTTGGATGATTGACCAGTTCAGAGGATTAACGCTAACATGTTTGCAGGGCCAAAGGAAGGGCCCGAAACTTAAGCATTCAAGCGGGTTTAAAAATTATGAGGATTGAAAAAATGAGTTCTAAAACGGATGTGATGGTGAAACTAGCTTTAGTTTTCTTTATTTCTTTGCTGTCTTTCTCTATCGGCACATTTGTAGGCAAGAAGTACAGTGACAATCAACATCAGCTGGCGGCTTTGGAACCACAAAAATCCTCTCACACCCAAGAGCGTGAAGTCGCTTCTGTTCCTGAACACGGGACTTCCGAAGGCAAAGTAGGCGCGATGACAGATGAAGAAATCGCGAAACTGGCTGAAGAATTCGTGGCTGATGAAGCAACTCCGGCGACAACTGAAAATGAAGCCACACCTGCTCACGGTGAACACGCGGCTCCTGCCGGTCACCACGGTGAAATCGCTGAAACCAAAGTTGAATCCAAAGAACCTAAAGTTGAAACTCACAAACCGAATTCAACCAAAGGTGACAAAACCCCAGTAACCCAGCACAACGAACCTTCTGAAGCTGCGAAAAACGTAGCGGCAGGCAAAGCACCAACAACGTTGGAAGCTGCTGAGAAGAAAGTATCGTCCAAAGAGGACCGTCTGCCTTCTTCCCTTCCAAAAGATGTGGCGCAGTTCGCGGTGGGCAAATTCACTGTGCAAGTGGCGTCTTATGCTGATGAAGCCGAAGCTCAGAAAATGGCTTCGGACCTGAAGAACAAAGGTTACAGCGCGTTCTATATCCCGGCAAACATCAAAGGCAAACAGTGGTTCCGCGTCAGTGTTGGCCAGTTTGCGACTCAGAAGGAAGCGCAAGCTTACCGCAATGATCTGCTGAGCAAAGCCAAAGTCAGCTCTGCGATCGTGCAAAAGATCACTGAGTAATTGTTCACCCGCTTTTAATTAAATTCCTAAGGAAGCCTCGTTCGAAAGAACGGGGCTTTTTTTTATAGAGGAACCACAAGGCCCGCGCGCAGCACAGCCCCCAGGGTGGGGTTGGGATCAAAGTCAGAACCCATCAGGGCACGGCCTTCCATTCCCACAGTCACACCAAACTGGCTGGTGCTTAAGATAAACAGCTCTAAGCCCGCCGACAG encodes:
- a CDS encoding murein L,D-transpeptidase catalytic domain family protein; the protein is MKYALPYILGTALFCTALSVSAAQQDGISRKIISQGVPADAVHRLSKFMYENRGRSFQQDTYTCEGKDPASVRPCEEEKRSRSSKYVTLNSPQYVVIVDYSAPSTQRRFYFINLRNGVVEKYYTSHGIGSGDGNYAYRFSNTKDSRQTSLGIYLTGEVYTGSYGKTLRMYGLQKSNDQAYNRDIVVHGAWYVGEEFINSINKKTGQPYGRLGLSWGCPALSLSMAEKLIPLLKGGSVIYHYHPALIDEAQSGRLVSTKKKN
- a CDS encoding inositol monophosphatase family protein, with the protein product MENSVKSRDWKQVLGQAIEAVNLGRQVLLNYFGNLEHVEEKFQAGLVSEADKESERVIAEHLRKNFPEIEFLGEETFAASHGTGTKVAWSKAGANGRWILDPLDGTTNYVHRFPIFCISLGLEIDGQIQLAVIDVPMLNETYTAIRGQGAFVNGKPLRVSKNTELKKGLLATGFVSEHEHVISEQLRIFDEMVRKCRGVRRPGAAAYDLAQVARGVFDGYWERNIQPWDAAAGILLVEEAGGVVQTYRGEAYTPYKNSIVAGNADMVTEIQKVLVPRLSVGTD
- a CDS encoding SPOR domain-containing protein encodes the protein MSSKTDVMVKLALVFFISLLSFSIGTFVGKKYSDNQHQLAALEPQKSSHTQEREVASVPEHGTSEGKVGAMTDEEIAKLAEEFVADEATPATTENEATPAHGEHAAPAGHHGEIAETKVESKEPKVETHKPNSTKGDKTPVTQHNEPSEAAKNVAAGKAPTTLEAAEKKVSSKEDRLPSSLPKDVAQFAVGKFTVQVASYADEAEAQKMASDLKNKGYSAFYIPANIKGKQWFRVSVGQFATQKEAQAYRNDLLSKAKVSSAIVQKITE